CGCTGTTGTTTGGCATCTATGTAACCCGACTCTAACGCAACACTTAAAAGCTCCGTCAAATCCGTCAAAGTAAACAACTTAACGTCAGCAACTGTCATCGCTTCTTCCGCTCTTTTCATACCATAAGTAAAAATTGCCACCATTCCCTGCACATCAGCGCCAACAGACCGCAAAGTGTCAACTACCTGTAATGACGAACCGCCGGTAGAGACTAAATCTTCAACTACTACGGTTTTTATTCCGGTCGGGACAACCCCTTCAACCGCATTTTCCTTGCCGTGATCTTTAGCTTTGGCGCGAACAAAACCCATGGGCAAACCAAGTTGCCAACCACAAATGGCAGCGTGAGGAATACCGGCCGTAGCCGTTCCCATCAGACATCCCGCATCCGAAAATTCCCTTCTTATCAGGTCAC
This is a stretch of genomic DNA from Mageeibacillus indolicus UPII9-5. It encodes these proteins:
- the pyrE gene encoding orotate phosphoribosyltransferase: MREIAEILLKIKAVTLSPDAPFTWASGIKSPIYCDNRLILSYPEEREKVENALCDLIRREFSDAGCLMGTATAGIPHAAICGWQLGLPMGFVRAKAKDHGKENAVEGVVPTGIKTVVVEDLVSTGGSSLQVVDTLRSVGADVQGMVAIFTYGMKRAEEAMTVADVKLFTLTDLTELLSVALESGYIDAKQQRKLLAFRENPSDPSWQKMD